DNA from Microvirga ossetica:
GCCTCCTCGACCACGATGGGCTGATCGGCCACGAGATGCACGCCGACGCCGATGGGCAATTCGGCGATGATCTTGTCCATCTGCTCCTGCAACGCCTCGCCGAAGTGCAGCAGGTTGGCGCCTGTCTTCATGCCGATGGCCAGGCCGATGGCAGGCTGGCCCTTGAACCGAAACAAGGCCTGCGGCGGGTCGACGTAGCCGCGGCTGATGGCGGCGACATCGCTGAGGCGGAAGAAACGGTCGTTGATGCGCAGATTGAGGTCGCGCAGGCTCTCCTCCGAGGTGAACTGCCCGGTCACCCGGACGCTGATGCGCTCAGGACCGGCCTGGATGACGCCGGACGGGGTGATCGCATTCTGGGCCTGGAGCGTCTGGATGACGTCCTGCTGGCTGATACCGAGGGCCGCCATCTCGCGCGTCGAGAATTCCAGGAAGATCGCCTCGTCCTGGGCGCCGATCAGGTTGACCTTGCCGACATTCGGCACCGTGAGAACCTTGGCCCGCACGCCCTCGACATAGTCGCGCATCTGCCGCTGCGTCAGCCCATCCGCGGTGAACGCGTAGACGTTGCCATACACGTCGCCGAAGTCGTCGTTGAAGCCGGGACCTACGACGCCTTGGGGAAACTCCCGTTTGACGTCGTTGATCATGTTCCGGACTCTTACCCAGACACCCGGCACGTCGCGGCTTTTGACTGTGTCCTTCAGGTTGACATAAATCACGGTCTGGCCCGGCGTGGTCTGGCTGCGGGTGTAGTCGAGGGAGTCGAGCTCCTCGAGCTTCTTCTCGATCCGATCGGTGACCTGGAGCGAGGTTTCCTCGACGGTCGCACCGGGCCACTGGGCCGCAATCACCATCGTCTTGATGGTGAAGGAAGGATCTTCCTCACGCCCCAAGTTGATGTAGGCGAAGATGCCGGCGATGCCGAACACGATCATGAAGTACCAGACGAGGGAGCGGTGCTCGAGCGCCCAGTCGGACAGGTTGAAGCGGCTGTTCATTGGGAGGACTCGTCTGCGATCTTGACTGTTTGATTGGGGGTCAGGCTGTTCGCGCCGGCGGTAACCACGCGCGTGCCGCGGGTAAGTCCGTTCAGAACCCAGACGGAGGATCCGTCCCGGGCGACAATCGTCACGTCCCGGGTCGACACCGTCCGGGTGGCCGGATCGACGACCCAGACCATCGTCCTGCCGTCGCGTTCCAGCAGGGCCGAGGCCGGCAGCTCGATGCGGGAGGCAGCCTGTCTCGTGACCGAGGCGGTGATCGTCGTTCCGAGCCGAAAACTCTCGGGTGGGCTGTCGAGGGTGATCCGCACCCGCAGCGTGCGGGTGGCGGGATCCGCCTGTGGCGCGATCTCCCGCACGGACCCGGCAGCCCGCACCGAGGGATCTACTTGCAGGGCGATGTCGAAGCGGGCTCCCGGCCTGAGATCCCGCCCAATGCTCTCGGGCAGGTCGACGACCGCCTCCCGGATGTCCGGGCGAGCGACCGAGACGACCGCCTGCCCCGGCTGGACCACCTGCCCGAGTTCCGCCGCGGTGGCGGTGACCACCCCGTCGGAATCGGCGCGAAGCTCGGCGTAGCCGAGCTGCTCCTCGGCCTTGTCGAGGTTTGCCCTGGCGCTCGTGACGCCGGCCTCCGCGGACTCGCGGGCTTGCTTGGCAGCATCGTACTGCGCCTGGGTGGTGATGTTCTGC
Protein-coding regions in this window:
- a CDS encoding efflux RND transporter periplasmic adaptor subunit, whose translation is MNPIRTSLTALSMIGLLAACQEEHHAETTAPRPVLTVFAAPQTARTVGFAGIVEPRYKSDLGFRVLGRVISRDVNVSDVVRKGQRLATLDPLTYQLAVRSAQADLASATARLENAASTEARQRTLLQQNITTQAQYDAAKQARESAEAGVTSARANLDKAEEQLGYAELRADSDGVVTATAAELGQVVQPGQAVVSVARPDIREAVVDLPESIGRDLRPGARFDIALQVDPSVRAAGSVREIAPQADPATRTLRVRITLDSPPESFRLGTTITASVTRQAASRIELPASALLERDGRTMVWVVDPATRTVSTRDVTIVARDGSSVWVLNGLTRGTRVVTAGANSLTPNQTVKIADESSQ